A window from Fragaria vesca subsp. vesca linkage group LG5, FraVesHawaii_1.0, whole genome shotgun sequence encodes these proteins:
- the LOC101293589 gene encoding AP-4 complex subunit mu-1-like produces the protein MISQFFVLSQRGDNIVFRDYRGEVPKGSAEIFFRKVKFWKEDGQEEAPPVFNVDGVNYFHVKVVGLLFVATTRANVSPSIVLELLQRIARVIKDYVGVLNEDSIRKNFVLVYELLDEVIDFGFVQTTSTELLKSYIFNEPIVVDAARLSSLGSPGLFMQGTKRMPGTAVTKSVVANEPGGRKREEIFVDIIEKISVTFSSSGYILTSEIDGTIQMKSYLTGNPEIRLALNEDLGIGRGGTSAYDYRSSFGSGAVILDDCNFHESVRLDNFDVDKTLTLVPPDGEFPVMNYRMTQEFKPPFRINALIEEAGSLKAEVILKLYAEFPSNITANTISVQMPLPKYTTRASFELEPGAVGQSTDFKEANKRLEWGLKKIVGGSEHTLRARLTFSQEFHGNITKEAGPVSMTFTIPMYNSSKLQVKYLQIAKKSGTYNPYRWVRYVTLANSYVARI, from the exons ATGATCTCGCAGTTCTTCGTGCTTTCCCAGCGTGGCGATAATATCGTCTTCCGCGACT ATCGCGGCGAAGTTCCGAAAGGAAGTGCTGAGATATTCTTCAGGAAAGTCAAGTTCTGGAAAGAAGACGGCCAAGAGGAAGCACCACCTGTCTTT AATGTGGATGGTGTCAACTACTTTCATGTGAAGGTCGTTGGACTCTTGTTTGTTGCAACTACAAGAGCTAATGTATCGCCATCAATTGTCTTGGAACTTCTACAAAGAATTGCCCGTGTCATCAAAGATTACGTTGGAGTTCTCAATGAGGATTCTATCAGGAAGAATTTTGTGCTTGTCTATGAGTTGCTTGATGAAGTCATA GATTTTGGCTTTGTGCAAACAACATCAACTGAACTGTTGAAGTCTTATATATTCAATGAGCCAATCGTCGTTGATGCTGCACGTTTATCATCTCTTGGATCTCCTGGCCTGTTTATG CAAGGGACAAAGAGAATGCCTGGAACAGCAGTCACAAAATCTGTTGTTGCTAATGAGCCTGGGGGTAGGAAGAGGGAGGAAATTTTTGTGGACATAATCGAGAAGATCAGTGTTACTTTCAGCTCTAGC GGGTATATATTGACTTCTGAGATTGATGGTACCATTCAAATGAAGAGCTATCTCACTGGTAATCCAGAAATCAGATTAGCTCTTAATGAGGACCTCGGCATTGGAAGAGGTGGAACATCGGCGTATG ACTATAGGAGTTCATTTGGCTCGGGGGCAGTAATACTTGATGACTGCAATTTTCATGAATCTGTGCGTCTTGATAATTTTGATGTAGACAAAACTCTTACTCTG GTACCCCCGGATGGCGAATTTCCTGTCATGAACTACCGTATGACTCAGGAGTTTAAGCCTCCTTTTCGTATAAATGCTCTGATTGAAGAAGCAGGATCACTTAAG GCTGAAGTGATTCTGAAGCTATATGCTGAGTTCCCATCCAACATTACCGCAAACACTATTTCTGTACAAATGCCACTACCTAAATATACTACGAG AGCCAGTTTTGAGTTGGAACCAGGAGCAGTTGGACAATCAACAGATTTCAAGGAAGCAAATAAGAGGCTTGAATGGGGTTTAAAGAAG ATTGTTGGTGGTTCCGAACATACCCTACGTGCCAGACTGACGTTTTCACAGGAATTTCATG GAAATATCACAAAAGAAGCTGGTCCAGTTAGCATGACGTTCACAATACCTATGTATAACTCTTCAAAACTTCAG GTAAAGTACTTGCAGATAGCTAAGAAGTCTGGAACTTATAATCCATATCGGTGGGTAAGATATGTTACTCTTGCCAATTCATATGTTGCTCGTATATGA
- the LOC101293882 gene encoding carbonic anhydrase-like, with the protein MVWPIRQKASWMAAVSTLGPGLRNTHLGVHKHSSRSNQRNLAQAEETHLGLLHEIKRHPVVRPEALSDVSKAKNGLNFGEMKDRFLSFKKQKFLRESEHFQNLAQVQDPKFMVIACADSRVCPSNILGFQPGEAFMIRNVANLVPPFENGASETNAALEFAVNTLEVENIFVIGHSSCAGIETLMTMQDDGDSSSFTHRWVVNAKVAKLRTKAAAPHLSFDQQCRYCEKESINRSLLNLLAYPWIADKVRKKLLSVHGGYYDFLNCAFDKWTLDVNGSNNTLGGKHYLVKDRELWL; encoded by the exons ATGGTCTGGCCAATCC GCCAAAAAGCTTCTTGGATGGCAGCCGTAAGTACTCTAGGACCTGGTTTAAGAAATACCCATCTGGGTGTTCATAAACACTCCTCTAGATCAAACCAG AGAAATTTGGCACAAGCTGAAGAAACCCATCTAGGATTACTGCATGAAATCAA AAGGCATCCAGTTGTAAGACCGGAGGCTTTGAGTGATGTGTCAAAAGCTAAGAATGGACTCAACTTTGGTGAAATGAAGGATAGGTTTCTCAGTTTCAAGAAGCAGAAATTTTT GAGAGAGTCAGAGCATTTCCAAAATCTAGCTCAAGTTCAAGATCCTAAG TTTATGGTGATTGCTTGTGCAGACTCTAGAGTATGCCCCTCTAACATACTAGGCTTTCAACCTGGAGAGGCCTTTATGATTAGAAATGTAGCAAACCTCGTTCCCCCTTTTGAG AATGGAGCATCAGAGACTAATGCAGCCCTCGAATTTGCAGTAAATACTCTTGAA GTTGAGAACATATTTGTCATTGGCCACAGTAGTTGTGCAGGAATTGAGACCCTCATGACAATGCAAGATGATGGTGATTCAAG TAGCTTTACGCATAGATGGGTTGTGAATGCTAAAGTTGCCAAATTAAGAACAAAAGCTGCTGCGCCGCACCTTAGCTTTGATCAGCAATGCAGGTACTGTGAGAAG GAATCGATCAATCGTTCGTTATTGAATTTGCTTGCATATCCATGGATAGCAGACAAAGTAAGGAAGAAACTGCTCTCAGTTCATGGAGGATACTATGATTTCTTGAATTGTGCATTTGATAAATGGACACTTGATGTAAATGGTAGCAACAATACCCTAGGGGGTAAACACTACTTGGTGAAAGATCGAGAGCTTTGGTTGTGA